One stretch of Zhihengliuella flava DNA includes these proteins:
- a CDS encoding tripartite tricarboxylate transporter permease gives MEQLSFLMEGFAGAFTLANLLWVLIGALLGTAVGVLPGFGSSMAVALLLPVTFSLDPTAAFIMFAGIYFGGMFGDSTAGILLNTPGAGSAIATTFEGHRLAKSGQAARALATAAMGAFIGGLIATTLVVFFAPYLVKMATAFGPAEYFALAVFAFVAISSVVSESIIKGLNALGIGLVLALIGIDGQSGTSRFTMGSQQLFDGLSIIVITVGLLALGEVLHVASRIHRDPNAARIPASGRVLLSRADFRKALPAWLRGTAFGVPFGVIPAGGAEIPTFLAYGTEKRLAARRGDTEFGTTGSINGVAAPEAAGNSTAGMAMGALLSLGLPISATAALMMAAFQQYGMQPGPLLFERSGDLVWTLLASFFIGLVILLIINMQFAGVWAKLLLIPRQYLYAGITVLSMLGVYAVSSSIIDLWFLLAIGILGFFMRRYNFPVAPVLIAVILGPLAETNLRNALTISEGDVGALIGSPATIIMYALLAVALVYAGLKHAAERRRTRTEARVLEDVSS, from the coding sequence CTTCACGCTCGCGAACCTACTGTGGGTGCTCATCGGCGCGCTGCTCGGCACCGCCGTCGGCGTCCTGCCCGGCTTCGGCTCCTCCATGGCCGTGGCCCTGCTGCTACCGGTCACCTTCAGTTTGGACCCGACGGCGGCCTTCATTATGTTCGCCGGAATCTACTTCGGCGGCATGTTCGGCGACTCGACGGCCGGCATCCTGTTGAACACCCCCGGCGCCGGATCGGCCATCGCCACCACCTTTGAGGGGCACCGGCTGGCCAAGTCCGGCCAGGCCGCGCGAGCCCTCGCGACGGCGGCCATGGGCGCCTTCATCGGCGGCCTCATCGCCACCACGCTGGTGGTCTTCTTCGCCCCGTATCTGGTCAAGATGGCCACCGCGTTCGGCCCAGCCGAGTACTTCGCCCTGGCGGTCTTCGCGTTCGTGGCCATCTCCTCGGTGGTGTCCGAATCGATCATCAAGGGCCTCAACGCACTCGGCATCGGATTGGTCCTGGCCTTGATCGGCATCGACGGGCAGTCGGGTACCTCGCGTTTCACCATGGGATCCCAGCAGCTCTTTGATGGCCTCTCCATCATTGTCATCACCGTCGGGCTGCTGGCCCTCGGCGAAGTGCTCCACGTGGCCTCCCGCATCCACCGCGATCCGAACGCGGCACGCATCCCGGCGAGCGGCCGGGTGCTGCTCAGCCGCGCGGACTTCCGCAAGGCCCTGCCGGCGTGGCTGCGCGGCACCGCCTTCGGTGTGCCGTTCGGTGTCATTCCGGCAGGCGGTGCGGAGATCCCCACGTTCTTGGCCTACGGCACGGAGAAGCGCCTGGCCGCCCGCCGCGGGGACACGGAGTTTGGCACCACCGGTTCGATCAACGGCGTGGCCGCCCCGGAAGCCGCAGGCAATTCGACCGCCGGCATGGCGATGGGTGCCTTGCTCTCCCTGGGCCTGCCGATTTCGGCGACGGCGGCGCTGATGATGGCCGCGTTCCAGCAGTACGGCATGCAGCCCGGTCCGCTGCTCTTCGAGCGCTCCGGCGACCTCGTCTGGACCCTCTTGGCGTCGTTCTTCATCGGCTTGGTCATCCTGCTGATCATCAACATGCAGTTCGCTGGCGTGTGGGCCAAGCTCCTGCTGATCCCCCGTCAATACCTGTACGCGGGCATCACGGTGCTGTCCATGCTGGGCGTCTACGCCGTGAGTTCCTCGATCATCGACCTGTGGTTCCTGCTGGCGATCGGCATCCTCGGCTTCTTCATGCGCCGCTACAACTTCCCGGTAGCGCCGGTGCTGATCGCGGTCATCTTGGGACCGCTAGCGGAGACCAACCTGCGCAATGCACTGACGATCTCCGAGGGGGACGTGGGCGCGCTGATCGGCTCTCCGGCCACGATCATTATGTACGCCCTCCTGGCGGTCGCCCTGGTCTATGCCGGGCTCAAGCACGCCGCCGAGCGCCGTCGGACCCGCACCGAGGCCCGGGTGCTCGAGGACGTTTCCTCCTAA